A single Aggregatilinea lenta DNA region contains:
- a CDS encoding class I SAM-dependent methyltransferase, with product MKSANARTDRDILTKHAYANDEHLALRYRIHDEYSRPKVDFQSWVVDSFDWRGDERVLDVGAGSGSYFEPVQARLSQGLHVAGDLSFGMAQQAHQRAADLPTSVLNFDVQQLPFADASFDVVLANHMLYHVPDLDAALAEIRRVLREDGCLIAATNSAANMPELDTLYRRAITLLGYPKHRFADFVSGFTLESGPRRLAHHFRAVARYDLPSALYFPEVDPVLAYIDSTRDIREPQLPDEITWDAFMEMMNKQISRLIRHMGELQVNKLSGVLIATNGGGFAHDYLDLLDDAALSPAS from the coding sequence ATGAAAAGCGCCAACGCTCGCACCGATCGCGACATCCTGACCAAGCACGCATACGCCAACGACGAACACCTCGCCCTTCGCTATCGCATTCACGACGAGTACAGCCGCCCGAAGGTGGATTTTCAGTCGTGGGTCGTGGATAGCTTCGATTGGCGTGGGGATGAACGTGTACTGGACGTCGGCGCGGGATCGGGCAGCTATTTCGAGCCGGTGCAGGCGCGCCTGTCGCAGGGGCTGCATGTCGCGGGCGACCTGTCATTCGGCATGGCGCAGCAGGCCCACCAGCGCGCCGCCGACCTGCCCACCAGCGTGCTAAACTTTGACGTGCAGCAGCTTCCGTTTGCCGACGCCAGCTTCGACGTCGTGCTGGCGAACCACATGCTGTATCACGTGCCCGACCTGGACGCGGCGCTGGCCGAGATCCGGCGCGTGCTGCGCGAAGACGGCTGCCTGATCGCCGCGACGAACAGCGCGGCGAACATGCCAGAGCTGGATACGCTTTACCGCCGCGCGATCACGCTGCTGGGCTACCCGAAGCACCGCTTCGCGGATTTCGTAAGCGGGTTCACGCTCGAAAGCGGCCCCCGGCGGCTGGCGCATCACTTCCGCGCCGTGGCGCGCTATGACCTACCGAGCGCGCTGTACTTCCCCGAAGTCGATCCGGTGCTGGCCTACATCGACAGCACGCGCGACATCCGCGAGCCGCAGTTGCCCGACGAGATCACATGGGACGCGTTCATGGAAATGATGAACAAGCAGATCTCGCGCCTGATCCGGCACATGGGCGAGCTGCAGGTCAATAAGCTATCCGGCGTGCTGATCGCCACCAACGGCGGCGGCTTCGCGCACGACTACCTGGATCTGCTCGACGACGCGGCGCTGAGTCCCGCGAGCTAA
- a CDS encoding TIGR02587 family membrane protein, whose protein sequence is MSQQAASAPPDARSSAVKSNTDFAIGLARAAAGAVIFALPMIMTMEMWFLGFTIARVKLALLLGLNFPLLVGLSHYFGFEETFELKEDLLDACVAYGVGFITSIVGLLVLGVIDPGMSADEIVGKVAIQAVPASLGALLAQSQLGQFNAEDEERQHPLTYGGVLFIMIAGALFLSLNLAPTEEIILIAFRMTIWHALILIGLSLAGMHGFVYTFKFRGQPDAPPGTPAWSLFIRFTVVGYVLALLVSLLVLWIFGRVENTAYDQILMIVVVLGFPAAIGAAAARLIL, encoded by the coding sequence GTGTCGCAGCAAGCCGCATCCGCCCCGCCGGATGCTCGATCATCCGCCGTCAAGTCGAATACCGATTTCGCCATCGGGCTGGCGCGTGCGGCGGCGGGCGCGGTCATCTTCGCGCTGCCGATGATCATGACGATGGAGATGTGGTTCCTCGGCTTCACCATCGCGCGGGTCAAGCTGGCGCTGCTGCTGGGCCTGAACTTTCCGCTGCTGGTCGGGCTGTCGCACTACTTCGGTTTCGAGGAGACGTTCGAACTGAAGGAAGACCTGTTGGACGCCTGCGTCGCGTACGGCGTGGGCTTCATCACGTCCATCGTGGGACTGCTGGTGCTGGGCGTGATCGATCCCGGCATGAGCGCGGACGAGATCGTGGGCAAAGTGGCGATCCAGGCCGTGCCTGCCAGTTTGGGCGCGCTGCTGGCGCAGAGCCAGCTCGGCCAGTTCAACGCGGAAGACGAGGAACGCCAGCATCCACTGACCTACGGCGGCGTGCTGTTCATTATGATCGCCGGGGCGTTATTCCTCAGCCTGAATCTCGCGCCGACCGAGGAAATTATCCTGATCGCATTCCGCATGACGATCTGGCACGCACTGATCCTGATCGGGCTGTCGCTGGCCGGGATGCACGGCTTTGTGTATACGTTCAAGTTCCGGGGCCAGCCCGACGCGCCGCCCGGCACCCCGGCGTGGAGCCTGTTCATACGGTTCACGGTGGTGGGCTACGTGCTGGCACTGCTGGTGAGCCTGCTCGTGTTGTGGATCTTTGGGCGCGTGGAAAACACGGCGTACGACCAGATTTTGATGATCGTGGTGGTGCTGGGCTTCCCGGCGGCGATTGGCGCAGCCGCGGCCCGGCTGATCCTGTAA
- a CDS encoding protein-L-isoaspartate(D-aspartate) O-methyltransferase, which translates to MPQPDFETLRERMVRDQLAARDITDPRVLEAMRRVPRHRFVPPRLQSHAYEDTPLPIGSDQTISQPYVVALMTQLLEVHPHETILEIGTGSGYQTAVLCELAQMVYSLERHSSLADEAQRRLADLGYHNVEVFVGDGSQGFPDMAPFDGILAAAAAPAIPGPLQTQLADGGRLVIPIGDAKQQQTLQRVRRQGNTWRVEETIPVMFVPLFGRYGFKDDSEDSE; encoded by the coding sequence ATGCCCCAGCCCGATTTCGAAACGCTCCGCGAGCGCATGGTCCGCGACCAGTTGGCCGCGCGCGACATCACCGATCCGCGCGTGCTGGAGGCGATGCGCCGCGTGCCGCGCCACCGCTTCGTGCCGCCGCGCCTGCAATCGCACGCCTACGAGGATACCCCCCTGCCCATCGGCAGCGACCAGACGATCTCGCAGCCATACGTCGTCGCGCTGATGACGCAGCTGCTCGAAGTGCACCCGCACGAGACGATCCTGGAGATCGGCACGGGGTCCGGCTACCAGACCGCTGTGCTGTGCGAGCTGGCGCAGATGGTCTACTCCCTGGAGCGCCACTCCTCGCTGGCGGACGAGGCTCAGCGGCGGCTGGCGGACCTGGGCTATCACAACGTCGAGGTGTTCGTCGGGGATGGCAGCCAGGGCTTCCCGGATATGGCCCCGTTCGACGGCATCCTGGCGGCAGCGGCAGCGCCTGCGATCCCCGGTCCGCTGCAAACGCAGCTCGCAGATGGTGGGCGACTGGTGATCCCGATCGGGGACGCCAAGCAGCAGCAAACGCTCCAGCGCGTGCGCCGCCAGGGCAACACCTGGCGCGTCGAGGAAACGATCCCCGTGATGTTCGTGCCGCTCTTCGGGCGCTATGGCTTCAAAGATGATAGTGAAGACAGTGAATAG
- the rsmI gene encoding 16S rRNA (cytidine(1402)-2'-O)-methyltransferase: MPTLYLVPTPIGNLEDITLRALRILREVRLIAAEDTRTTRKLLTHYEITTPLTSYHEHNKLTKLDAVLDALDVGDVALVSDAGTPGISDPGYELVKAALERAITVVPLPGASAAVAALVASGLPTDRFLFVGFLPRKDKALRDTLADLREERATLIAYESPNRLAATLAAVRDVLGDRPVAVARELTKLFEEIRRGPASAVLAHYLESPPKGEITLVIGGAADETAADQPWDEDRVRAALQDRLEAGAGRKDAARAVADLAGWNRRDVYNLDLQ; this comes from the coding sequence ATGCCAACGTTGTATCTTGTGCCAACGCCGATCGGCAACCTGGAAGACATCACCCTGCGCGCGCTGCGCATTCTGCGTGAGGTGCGCCTGATCGCCGCCGAAGATACGCGCACCACGCGCAAGCTGCTGACGCATTACGAGATCACCACGCCGCTGACCAGCTATCACGAGCATAACAAGCTGACCAAGCTCGACGCGGTGCTGGACGCGCTGGACGTGGGCGACGTGGCGCTGGTGTCCGACGCGGGCACGCCGGGCATCTCCGACCCCGGCTACGAGCTGGTCAAGGCCGCGTTGGAACGCGCGATCACGGTCGTGCCGCTGCCGGGCGCATCGGCGGCTGTCGCGGCGCTGGTCGCGTCCGGCCTGCCCACGGATCGCTTCCTGTTCGTGGGCTTTTTGCCGCGCAAAGACAAGGCGCTGCGTGATACGCTGGCGGATCTGCGCGAGGAGCGCGCGACGCTGATCGCCTACGAAAGCCCGAACCGGCTGGCGGCTACGCTGGCGGCAGTGCGCGACGTGCTGGGGGATCGCCCGGTGGCGGTGGCGCGCGAGCTGACCAAGCTGTTCGAGGAGATCCGGCGCGGCCCGGCCAGCGCGGTGCTGGCGCACTACCTTGAGTCGCCGCCCAAAGGCGAGATCACGCTGGTGATCGGCGGGGCGGCGGACGAGACCGCAGCGGATCAGCCCTGGGACGAGGACCGCGTGCGCGCGGCGCTGCAGGATCGTCTGGAGGCGGGCGCCGGGCGGAAGGATGCGGCGCGCGCGGTGGCGGATCTGGCAGGATGGAACCGCCGCGACGTATATAATCTTGACCTTCAGTAA
- a CDS encoding M3 family oligoendopeptidase, producing the protein MTSSLPSSINEFMTWTWDQIRPYADELAARPLTAESVDGWMADWTLLQSLIGEAYNRLEVHTTTDTDDEAGHTRYSAYSEQIMPHARELDNRLKEKLLASGLVPEGMAVPLRRMRAEAEVFRAENMPLRTEIDKLNAEYSKIRGALTIEWDGEERTFPQVIANLGDSDRSVRERAWRAAVGSALKSREAINAVWVAQLDLREQMARNAGFDNYRDYRWKELARLDYTPEDCASFHNAIEEVVVPVMRRLNERRRESMGLDTLRVWDAFWFISPDPKNRPALKPFESIDELKTHTQQIFDRVDPDLGGYFKIMRDEGLLDLESRKHKASGGYMTEFSFSRRPFIFTNAVGIHDDVQTLLHEGGHAFHYFEASHLPYFQQRELTGIPMEFVEVGSMAMELLGAPYLTRDQGGFYSEADAARARAEQLTGSLAFWPYMAVVDAFQHWIYAHPAEAHDPDRCDDAWAGLIRRFLPDFDWTGIEDGMRMYWRLQGHILQDPFYYVEYGMSQLGAVQIWRNALQDQAGAVRDYRRALSLGGTASLPDLFAAAGVRFAFDADTLRGAVELMEATINRLDAE; encoded by the coding sequence ATGACATCTTCCCTCCCTTCCAGCATCAATGAGTTTATGACGTGGACCTGGGACCAGATCCGGCCCTACGCCGACGAGCTGGCCGCGCGGCCCCTGACTGCCGAATCTGTTGACGGATGGATGGCGGACTGGACGCTGCTGCAAAGCCTGATCGGCGAAGCCTATAATCGGCTGGAGGTTCACACCACCACCGACACCGACGACGAGGCGGGCCACACACGGTACAGCGCTTACAGCGAGCAGATCATGCCGCACGCGCGCGAGCTGGATAACCGGCTCAAGGAAAAACTGCTGGCAAGCGGACTCGTACCGGAGGGGATGGCCGTGCCGCTGCGCCGGATGCGCGCCGAGGCAGAGGTGTTCCGCGCGGAAAACATGCCGCTGCGGACCGAGATCGACAAGCTGAACGCGGAATATTCCAAGATCCGGGGCGCGCTCACCATCGAGTGGGATGGCGAGGAACGGACCTTCCCGCAGGTGATCGCCAATCTGGGCGATTCTGATCGGTCTGTGCGCGAGCGCGCATGGCGGGCGGCGGTGGGCAGCGCGCTGAAGTCGCGCGAGGCGATCAATGCGGTCTGGGTCGCGCAGCTTGACCTGCGCGAGCAGATGGCGCGTAACGCCGGGTTCGACAATTACCGCGACTATCGCTGGAAAGAACTGGCCCGCCTAGACTATACGCCGGAGGACTGCGCGAGCTTCCATAATGCGATCGAGGAAGTCGTCGTGCCGGTGATGCGCCGCCTGAACGAACGCCGCCGCGAAAGTATGGGGCTGGACACGCTGCGCGTGTGGGATGCGTTCTGGTTCATCTCACCCGATCCGAAGAACCGCCCCGCGCTGAAGCCGTTCGAGTCCATCGACGAACTGAAGACGCACACACAGCAGATATTCGACCGCGTGGACCCCGATCTCGGCGGCTACTTCAAGATTATGCGCGACGAGGGACTGCTCGACCTGGAAAGCCGCAAGCACAAGGCGTCCGGCGGCTATATGACCGAGTTTTCGTTCTCGCGGCGGCCCTTCATCTTTACGAACGCGGTGGGCATTCACGACGACGTACAAACCCTGCTGCACGAGGGCGGGCACGCCTTCCATTATTTCGAGGCGTCGCACCTGCCGTACTTCCAGCAGCGCGAACTGACCGGCATTCCGATGGAGTTCGTCGAGGTCGGCTCGATGGCGATGGAGTTGCTCGGTGCGCCGTACCTCACACGCGATCAGGGCGGATTCTACAGCGAGGCGGACGCGGCGCGCGCGCGGGCAGAGCAGCTTACCGGCAGCCTGGCGTTCTGGCCGTATATGGCGGTGGTCGATGCGTTCCAGCACTGGATCTACGCGCATCCCGCCGAGGCACACGATCCCGACCGCTGCGACGATGCCTGGGCCGGGCTGATCCGGCGCTTTTTGCCCGACTTCGACTGGACCGGTATCGAGGACGGCATGCGCATGTACTGGCGCTTGCAGGGGCACATCTTGCAGGACCCGTTCTATTACGTCGAGTACGGCATGTCGCAGTTGGGCGCGGTGCAGATCTGGCGCAACGCGCTGCAAGATCAGGCGGGGGCGGTGCGCGACTACCGCCGCGCGCTGAGCCTCGGCGGGACCGCGTCGCTGCCGGACCTGTTCGCGGCGGCAGGCGTCAGGTTCGCGTTCGACGCGGACACGCTGCGCGGCGCGGTCGAGCTGATGGAAGCGACGATCAACCGGCTGGACGCGGAGTAG
- a CDS encoding M3 family oligoendopeptidase — MTLTTLPTITEFMDLSWDRIEPFFVELAGRPLDAGSVQGWLADWSRLSELVDETYSRLYFATTQDTTDDAAEARFHAFLEGVFPKAQASDQALKQKLLASGLEPDGFEIPLRNMRAEAALFREANLPLQTAQSKVTSQLNRIFGAQTVDWDGSEMTVLQSEVLLLDPDRAVRERAWRLASDRQLADRDAVNALWVQYMDLRKQIARNAGFDSFRDYRWQQLLRFSYTPDDCTTFHNAIEEVVVPAARRIYERKRALLGVETLRPWDVEVDPTASAPIVPYKDVAELEDKGQAIFDRVDPALGAYFATMRRDGLLDLDNRKGKGPGAYSTSFEASKRPIIFMNAVGSRADIRTLLHEAGHAFHAFEAWTQPLYHQRVVPMEFAEVASMSMELLAAPYLPASEGGFFAPEDAARDRIAHLEKIVKFWPYMAVVDAYQHWVYENIDAARDPEQCDATWSALWDRFMPGIDYSGLEADKANGWHRKRHIHRSPFYYVEYGMAQLGAVLVWKNALRDQAEAVRQYRHALSLAGTVDLPDLYRAAGVRFAFDAAGLREAVDLLEGTLKDLYAQV; from the coding sequence ATGACCTTAACCACACTCCCCACCATCACCGAATTTATGGATCTCTCCTGGGACCGGATCGAGCCGTTTTTCGTGGAACTGGCCGGGCGTCCGCTGGATGCGGGCAGCGTTCAAGGCTGGCTGGCGGACTGGTCGCGCCTGAGCGAACTGGTCGACGAGACGTACTCGCGGCTGTACTTCGCCACCACGCAGGACACCACCGACGACGCGGCGGAAGCGCGTTTCCACGCGTTTTTGGAGGGCGTGTTCCCCAAAGCGCAGGCGTCCGATCAGGCGCTGAAGCAGAAGCTGCTGGCGAGCGGCCTGGAACCGGACGGCTTCGAGATCCCGCTGCGTAACATGCGCGCAGAGGCAGCGCTGTTCCGCGAGGCGAACCTGCCGCTGCAAACCGCACAGAGCAAAGTGACGTCGCAGTTGAACCGTATTTTTGGCGCGCAGACCGTCGACTGGGACGGCAGCGAAATGACCGTCTTGCAGTCCGAGGTGCTGCTGCTCGATCCCGACCGGGCCGTGCGCGAGCGCGCGTGGCGGCTGGCGTCGGATCGGCAGCTGGCCGACCGGGACGCGGTCAATGCGCTGTGGGTGCAGTACATGGACCTGCGCAAGCAGATCGCGCGCAACGCTGGGTTCGACAGCTTCCGCGACTACCGCTGGCAGCAGTTGTTGCGCTTCAGCTATACGCCGGACGACTGCACCACGTTCCACAACGCGATCGAGGAAGTGGTCGTGCCCGCCGCGAGACGCATCTACGAGCGCAAGCGGGCGCTGCTGGGCGTGGAGACGCTGCGGCCCTGGGACGTGGAGGTCGATCCGACCGCCAGCGCGCCGATCGTGCCGTACAAGGACGTGGCCGAGCTGGAAGACAAGGGGCAGGCGATTTTCGACCGCGTCGATCCGGCGCTGGGCGCGTACTTCGCCACCATGCGCCGCGACGGGCTGCTCGATCTGGACAACCGCAAAGGCAAGGGGCCGGGCGCGTATTCGACCTCGTTCGAGGCCAGCAAACGCCCGATCATCTTCATGAATGCAGTCGGCTCGCGGGCGGACATCCGCACGCTGCTGCACGAGGCCGGGCATGCCTTCCACGCGTTCGAGGCGTGGACGCAGCCGCTCTATCACCAGCGCGTCGTGCCGATGGAGTTTGCCGAGGTCGCGTCGATGTCGATGGAACTGCTCGCTGCGCCGTATTTGCCCGCCAGCGAGGGCGGCTTCTTCGCGCCGGAAGACGCCGCGCGGGATCGTATCGCGCACCTGGAGAAGATCGTCAAGTTCTGGCCGTACATGGCGGTGGTCGATGCGTACCAGCACTGGGTGTACGAAAACATCGACGCGGCGCGCGACCCCGAGCAGTGCGACGCGACGTGGTCCGCGCTGTGGGATCGTTTCATGCCGGGCATCGATTATTCCGGCCTGGAAGCGGACAAGGCCAACGGTTGGCACCGCAAGCGCCACATTCACCGCTCGCCATTTTATTACGTCGAGTACGGCATGGCGCAGTTGGGCGCGGTGCTGGTGTGGAAAAACGCGCTGCGCGATCAGGCAGAGGCCGTGCGGCAGTACCGGCACGCGCTGAGCTTGGCCGGGACGGTCGATCTGCCGGACCTGTACCGGGCGGCGGGCGTGCGCTTCGCGTTCGACGCAGCGGGGCTGCGCGAGGCGGTCGATCTGCTCGAAGGCACGCTAAAAGACCTGTACGCGCAGGTGTGA
- a CDS encoding radical SAM protein has translation MAVLLGKWDGRPITISVKRNCLTVSIEQAQGEPDVYSYDYAGRLWTAQLESTTYRRGLDGKMVAKWMRPDRTRGRRWLAPGEARAEVEGRARAQMLALYDAIRSGAAALSGSLDAQAQTGFERAIAFDADRSAADAARYLDVYQPVGILPPDQYFSVVLQLAEGCSFNTCTFCTFYRDRAFRIKPPDAFREHALAVRDFLGDGLSLRRTIFLGDANALVIPMKLLLPLVDIVREVYDVDRLGGLYAFLDGFSGHKKSASDYAALRERGLKTVYIGMESGHAPLLTFLKKPGQPEDVVEAVRAIKAGGVSVGVIVLLGAGGQQYAAAHVRDTIDAINAMGLDMDDLIYFSELVVSEGMDYARDAYDAGLTPLTPEERIAQGEQIERRLRFSPDGGVPHISRYDIREFVY, from the coding sequence ATGGCGGTATTGTTAGGCAAGTGGGACGGACGCCCGATCACGATCAGCGTGAAGCGGAACTGCCTGACCGTCAGCATCGAGCAGGCGCAGGGTGAGCCGGACGTGTACAGCTACGATTACGCGGGGCGGCTGTGGACCGCGCAGCTTGAATCGACCACGTACCGGCGTGGGCTGGACGGCAAGATGGTCGCCAAGTGGATGCGGCCCGACCGCACACGCGGGCGGCGCTGGCTGGCCCCTGGCGAGGCGCGGGCTGAGGTCGAGGGGCGGGCGCGGGCGCAGATGCTCGCGCTATACGACGCGATCCGGTCCGGCGCGGCGGCGCTCAGCGGATCGCTGGACGCGCAGGCGCAGACCGGCTTCGAGCGCGCGATCGCCTTCGACGCGGATCGCTCGGCGGCGGACGCGGCGCGCTACCTGGACGTGTACCAGCCGGTGGGCATTTTGCCGCCGGACCAGTATTTTTCGGTCGTGCTGCAGCTGGCCGAGGGCTGCTCGTTCAATACGTGCACCTTCTGCACCTTCTACCGCGACCGCGCGTTTCGCATCAAGCCGCCGGACGCCTTCCGCGAGCACGCGCTGGCCGTGCGCGACTTTCTCGGCGACGGGTTGAGCCTGCGCCGCACGATCTTTTTGGGTGACGCGAACGCGCTGGTGATCCCGATGAAACTACTGCTGCCGCTGGTGGACATCGTGCGCGAGGTCTACGACGTGGATCGGCTCGGCGGGCTGTACGCGTTTTTGGACGGGTTCAGCGGGCACAAGAAGTCCGCGAGCGACTACGCCGCCCTGCGCGAGCGCGGCCTGAAGACGGTCTACATCGGCATGGAGAGCGGCCACGCGCCGCTGCTGACGTTTTTGAAGAAGCCCGGCCAGCCGGAAGACGTGGTGGAGGCGGTGCGCGCGATCAAGGCGGGCGGCGTGTCGGTGGGCGTGATCGTGCTGCTGGGCGCGGGCGGGCAGCAGTACGCGGCGGCGCACGTGCGGGACACCATCGACGCGATCAACGCGATGGGCCTGGATATGGACGACCTGATTTACTTCTCCGAGCTGGTGGTCAGCGAGGGCATGGACTACGCGCGCGACGCCTACGACGCCGGGCTGACGCCGCTCACGCCGGAAGAACGCATCGCGCAGGGCGAGCAGATCGAGCGTAGGCTGCGCTTTTCGCCCGACGGCGGCGTGCCGCACATCAGCCGCTACGACATCCGGGAGTTTGTGTATTGA
- a CDS encoding DUF488 domain-containing protein — MTLKLITTIGVYGFTADHFFDTLTNAKVDTFCDVRFRRGVRGPEYAFANSQRLQTRLEALGIRYLHLKDLAPSDAIRKNQQAVDKKAGTGQRGRTTLSAPFIAAYQREVLRSFDASAFLETLGDSAEIITLCCVERWPDACHRSLLADRLAHDLGVEVQHLLP; from the coding sequence GTGACTCTCAAGCTGATCACGACCATAGGCGTTTACGGCTTCACCGCAGACCACTTCTTTGACACATTAACCAACGCAAAAGTCGATACCTTCTGCGATGTCCGGTTCCGGCGCGGCGTGCGCGGGCCGGAATATGCTTTCGCCAACAGCCAGCGCCTGCAAACCCGGCTGGAAGCGCTCGGCATTCGCTACCTGCACCTGAAAGACCTTGCCCCGTCGGACGCGATCCGCAAGAACCAGCAGGCCGTCGACAAGAAGGCCGGGACGGGCCAACGCGGGCGGACGACCCTCAGCGCGCCGTTCATCGCGGCGTACCAGCGCGAGGTTTTGCGCAGCTTCGATGCGTCCGCGTTCCTCGAAACGCTGGGCGACAGCGCGGAAATCATCACCCTCTGCTGCGTCGAGCGCTGGCCGGACGCCTGCCACCGCTCCCTGCTAGCGGACCGCCTCGCCCATGATCTCGGCGTCGAGGTGCAGCATCTGCTGCCGTAG
- a CDS encoding glycosyltransferase, whose product MKILMLSKALVVGAYQRKLEEMARLPDVDLRVLVPPSWKDPRGDLRLERAHVEGYDLRVTPIRLNGNFHLHTYPRLGAEIRDFRPDVVHIDEEPYNAATWQALWHARRAGAKTLFFSWQNIARRYPPPFSWGERWVLRHVDHAIMGTQSAADVWRAKGYTGPLTVIPQFGVDPVLFGPPEMPRSAEEPFTVGFAGRLVEEKGGADLLDALAQLPVPWRLRIAGDGPEKDALIAQAGRLGAADRLSFVALPSTEMPTYYRGLDALVIPSLTRPNWKEQFGRVIVEAMACGVPVVGSDSGAIPDVIGDAGRIVPEGDVAALAAALRDLAVSPDLRRDLGARGRDRVLGQFTQEQVAAQIVEVYRALVC is encoded by the coding sequence TTGAAAATCCTCATGCTCTCGAAGGCGCTCGTGGTGGGCGCGTACCAGCGCAAGCTGGAAGAAATGGCGCGGCTGCCGGACGTCGATCTGCGCGTGCTGGTTCCGCCCAGTTGGAAGGACCCGCGCGGCGATCTGCGATTGGAGCGTGCGCACGTCGAGGGGTACGATCTGCGCGTCACCCCGATCCGGCTCAACGGCAATTTCCACCTGCACACCTATCCCCGCCTGGGGGCGGAAATCCGCGACTTTCGCCCGGACGTGGTGCACATCGACGAGGAGCCGTACAACGCCGCGACGTGGCAGGCGTTATGGCACGCACGCCGTGCCGGGGCCAAGACGCTGTTCTTTAGCTGGCAGAACATCGCGCGCCGCTATCCACCGCCGTTCAGTTGGGGCGAGCGCTGGGTGCTGCGGCACGTCGATCACGCGATTATGGGCACGCAGAGCGCGGCGGACGTGTGGCGGGCGAAGGGCTACACCGGGCCGCTGACGGTGATCCCGCAGTTCGGCGTCGATCCTGTCCTGTTCGGCCCACCGGAAATGCCGCGATCCGCTGAGGAGCCGTTCACGGTCGGGTTCGCGGGACGGCTGGTGGAGGAGAAAGGCGGCGCGGATCTGCTCGATGCGCTGGCACAGCTCCCGGTCCCGTGGCGGCTGCGCATCGCGGGGGATGGGCCGGAAAAGGACGCGCTGATCGCGCAGGCGGGGCGATTGGGCGCGGCGGATCGGCTCAGTTTCGTGGCGCTGCCCTCGACCGAAATGCCGACGTATTACCGGGGCCTGGATGCGCTGGTCATCCCGTCGCTGACGCGGCCCAACTGGAAGGAACAGTTTGGGCGCGTGATCGTCGAGGCGATGGCGTGCGGCGTGCCCGTGGTGGGGTCCGACAGCGGCGCGATCCCGGACGTGATCGGGGACGCGGGACGCATCGTGCCGGAAGGCGACGTGGCCGCGCTGGCCGCCGCGCTGCGCGATCTGGCCGTTTCGCCCGATCTGCGGCGCGATTTGGGCGCACGCGGGCGGGATCGCGTGCTGGGCCAGTTCACGCAGGAACAGGTCGCCGCGCAGATCGTCGAGGTGTACCGGGCGCTGGTATGTTAG
- a CDS encoding HAD family hydrolase has product MLKAVIFDLDQTLVDWDAAEPWEDYQVRRLQRVFNFVNSDLHPLPGVDVTRFITAFANRLGQAWTESIESYVAPSVMRVLTDVLVELGVPEDRVDLERLMGSYDWQPPEGERAYPDALEVLPTLREHGVELGIITNASLPMAYRDRELQAFGLIDLFPNCRIAAVDVGVIKPHPDIFEKALDLLDIQPGEAAFVGDNLEADIRGAKDVGMRAVLRLKVGERPTYNGVVPDGTITTLHQLLPLLDGWYPGWRSNGTGSHDAA; this is encoded by the coding sequence ATGCTGAAGGCAGTCATTTTCGACCTGGATCAAACGTTAGTGGATTGGGACGCCGCCGAACCGTGGGAAGATTACCAGGTGCGGCGGCTTCAACGTGTATTCAACTTCGTGAACAGCGATCTGCACCCGCTGCCCGGCGTGGACGTGACGCGCTTCATCACGGCGTTCGCCAACCGCCTGGGGCAGGCGTGGACGGAGAGCATCGAGAGCTACGTCGCGCCGAGCGTGATGCGCGTGCTGACTGACGTACTGGTTGAACTGGGTGTGCCCGAAGACCGGGTAGATCTGGAGCGACTGATGGGCAGCTATGACTGGCAGCCGCCCGAAGGCGAGCGCGCGTATCCCGACGCGCTGGAAGTGCTGCCCACCCTGCGCGAGCACGGTGTGGAGCTTGGGATCATCACCAACGCCTCACTGCCGATGGCCTACCGCGACCGCGAATTGCAGGCGTTTGGCCTGATCGACCTGTTCCCTAACTGCCGCATTGCCGCCGTAGACGTGGGCGTGATCAAGCCGCATCCCGACATCTTCGAGAAGGCGTTGGATCTGCTGGACATCCAGCCCGGCGAGGCGGCGTTTGTAGGCGACAACCTGGAGGCGGACATTCGCGGCGCGAAGGATGTTGGTATGCGCGCCGTGCTGCGCCTCAAGGTGGGCGAGCGCCCGACCTATAACGGCGTCGTGCCGGACGGCACAATCACCACGCTGCACCAACTGCTGCCCCTGCTGGACGGGTGGTATCCCGGCTGGCGCAGCAACGGGACGGGATCGCATGACGCTGCATGA